A single genomic interval of Paenibacillus macerans harbors:
- a CDS encoding DeoR/GlpR family DNA-binding transcription regulator: protein MLAAERKRRIVEYVRQYRTATVAALAQEFGVHGATIRRDLAEIEQEGVLKRTHGGVIMEQWTHDEPSFYDRRNQHLEEKMRIGRRAASLVEDGENIIIDSGTTTLHIATHLVGRSDITVVTNDMNVAVELRDAPGIKVILTGGELYPSSYMLNGMFTDHVLKSLHVEKAFIGTPALHPQHGLMHPEALLVPAKQGMIAAAGEIIVVTDHTKIGKLSLHTVAPNSAIHTLITGTEASEYDVKPFQERGITVYRV, encoded by the coding sequence TTGTTGGCAGCCGAAAGAAAAAGACGCATTGTGGAATATGTGAGGCAATACCGAACAGCCACCGTGGCCGCGCTGGCCCAGGAGTTTGGCGTGCACGGGGCGACGATCCGGCGGGATTTGGCGGAAATCGAACAGGAGGGCGTGCTGAAAAGAACGCATGGGGGCGTCATTATGGAGCAGTGGACGCATGACGAGCCTTCTTTTTACGATCGAAGAAATCAGCATTTGGAGGAAAAGATGCGCATCGGCCGCCGCGCCGCCTCCCTCGTGGAAGACGGAGAGAACATTATTATCGACTCGGGGACGACGACCCTGCACATCGCCACCCATCTCGTGGGGCGTTCCGACATCACCGTGGTCACCAACGATATGAATGTGGCGGTAGAGCTGCGCGATGCTCCGGGGATTAAGGTGATTTTGACCGGCGGGGAACTGTATCCGTCCAGCTACATGCTGAACGGCATGTTTACGGATCATGTTTTGAAGTCTTTACACGTGGAAAAAGCTTTTATCGGTACCCCGGCGCTGCATCCCCAGCACGGGCTGATGCATCCCGAGGCGTTGCTGGTTCCGGCGAAACAGGGCATGATCGCCGCGGCGGGGGAGATCATCGTCGTGACCGACCACACCAAAATCGGCAAGCTGTCGCTGCACACGGTCGCGCCGAACAGCGCCATCCATACGCTGATTACCGGAACCGAAGCCTCCGAATATGACGTCAAGCCGTTCCAGGAGCGGGGAATTACCGTTTACCGGGTATAA
- a CDS encoding ABC transporter ATP-binding protein: protein MASIQFVNVAKTFEKNAVIRDLNLTIADGSFTVLVGPSGCGKTTLLRMIAGLGPQTSGQVLIDGRDVSRIPPGQRGVAMVFQNYAIYPTMSVRENIEFGLKNNKVPKAERARLVESIGATVGLLDYLDRKPSALSGGQRQRVALARAMVKKPSVFLMDEPLSNLDAKLRVQMRIELIELHKKLGATFVYVTHDQVEAMSMADTIVLMNQGQIQQEAPPHVIYQQPRNLFTAQFIGVPPMNIGDLGRDGAKFGFRPEHAVLCPADGSQPHFSLRGTIVTREMLGSETIYQVRSGGGLSFMVKSAEDRFAVDQEVALGVDAANIHFFGADERRLEESDPRRSAYLEALRGRSHE, encoded by the coding sequence TTGGCATCCATTCAATTTGTGAACGTGGCGAAAACATTCGAGAAAAATGCGGTCATCCGGGACCTCAATCTGACGATCGCGGACGGTTCGTTCACCGTGCTGGTCGGCCCGTCCGGCTGCGGCAAAACGACGCTGCTGCGGATGATTGCGGGATTGGGCCCGCAAACGTCCGGACAGGTGCTCATCGACGGGCGCGACGTTTCGCGGATTCCGCCGGGGCAGCGCGGCGTGGCGATGGTGTTCCAAAACTACGCGATTTATCCCACGATGTCGGTGCGCGAAAATATCGAATTCGGTCTAAAAAACAATAAAGTGCCGAAAGCCGAGCGCGCCCGGCTGGTCGAGAGCATCGGCGCGACGGTGGGGCTGTTGGATTATTTGGACCGCAAGCCGTCCGCGTTGTCAGGCGGGCAGCGCCAGCGCGTCGCATTGGCCCGCGCGATGGTGAAGAAGCCGTCCGTGTTCCTGATGGACGAGCCGCTTTCCAACCTGGACGCCAAGCTGCGCGTGCAGATGCGTATCGAACTGATCGAGCTGCACAAGAAGTTGGGCGCGACATTTGTGTACGTAACGCACGATCAGGTGGAAGCGATGTCGATGGCGGACACGATCGTGCTGATGAACCAGGGGCAAATCCAGCAGGAAGCGCCGCCGCACGTCATTTACCAGCAGCCTCGCAACTTGTTCACCGCCCAGTTTATCGGCGTGCCGCCCATGAATATCGGCGATCTCGGCCGGGACGGGGCCAAATTCGGCTTCCGGCCGGAGCATGCCGTGCTGTGTCCGGCGGACGGAAGCCAACCGCACTTTTCCCTGCGCGGCACGATCGTCACCCGCGAGATGCTCGGCTCGGAAACAATTTACCAGGTCCGGTCCGGCGGCGGCCTATCGTTTATGGTGAAGAGCGCCGAGGACCGGTTCGCGGTGGACCAGGAGGTGGCGCTCGGCGTGGACGCCGCGAACATCCACTTCTTCGGCGCGGACGAACGCCGCCTGGAGGAGAGCGATCCGCGCAGAAGCGCTTATCTTGAAGCGCTCCGGGGAAGAAGCCATGAGTAG
- a CDS encoding carbohydrate ABC transporter permease has protein sequence MSRSVIWGKLRPYVLIAPAMAGIGLFVIYPVAYLVYLSFFKYNLMNKARSKFIGLDNFEQILTRGDFYKALGNTAVYTLGVVVLTMALSLLIAVWLNRKTRINALVQAGIFTPHIVSIVSIALVWLWLMDPDQGLLNFVLRTFGLPPSEWLQSSGTALFSVIIVSVWQSVGYYALIIVAALQSVPPSIYEAAALDNASRFKVFWKITLPMISPQLFFILIIMTIGSFKVFDTVKIMTGGGPNDATNTLVYYIYGFRTTNIGYSAATGTVLMAIIGVLTFIYFRLLAKKVHYQ, from the coding sequence ATGAGTAGGTCCGTCATTTGGGGGAAGCTGCGTCCCTACGTGCTGATCGCGCCCGCCATGGCGGGCATCGGGCTGTTCGTCATTTATCCGGTCGCCTATCTTGTGTACCTGAGCTTTTTCAAATACAACCTGATGAACAAAGCCAGAAGCAAATTCATCGGCTTGGACAACTTTGAGCAAATTTTAACGCGGGGCGATTTCTACAAGGCGCTGGGCAATACGGCGGTGTACACGCTGGGCGTTGTCGTGCTGACGATGGCGCTGTCGCTCTTGATCGCGGTTTGGCTGAACCGGAAAACGCGCATCAATGCGCTCGTGCAGGCGGGCATTTTCACGCCCCACATCGTCTCGATCGTGTCGATCGCGCTCGTCTGGCTGTGGCTGATGGACCCGGATCAGGGGCTGCTCAACTTCGTGCTGAGGACGTTTGGCCTGCCCCCTTCCGAATGGCTGCAAAGCTCGGGAACCGCGCTCTTTTCCGTCATCATCGTATCGGTCTGGCAAAGCGTCGGCTATTACGCGCTGATCATCGTCGCCGCGCTGCAAAGCGTGCCGCCGAGCATTTACGAAGCGGCCGCCCTGGACAACGCCAGCCGGTTCAAGGTGTTCTGGAAGATCACGCTGCCGATGATTTCGCCCCAGCTTTTTTTCATCCTGATCATTATGACGATCGGGTCCTTTAAGGTGTTCGATACGGTCAAAATCATGACCGGCGGCGGTCCGAACGATGCGACGAATACGCTGGTCTACTATATCTACGGCTTCCGGACGACCAATATCGGCTATTCGGCGGCCACCGGCACCGTGCTGATGGCGATCATCGGCGTGCTGACCTTCATTTATTTCCGCCTGCTGGCGAAGAAGGTGCACTATCAATGA
- a CDS encoding ABC transporter permease subunit produces MRPLLAALSVLLKLAVLIMFVFPFLWMISTSLQTFRETLAFPPTWIPAVPQWRNFAEAMNAGPFLMYFRNSAVITLSIIVLQFAVLIPAAYAFAKYRFAGKNLLFGLVLLAFMIPGQITFIPVYLMMADFGLIHTLWPQIIPFMSNAFGIFLLRQYFMQIPEEIIEAARLDNAGELKLIRKIMIPLAGPALATIALFSFVSHWNEYFWPLVMTNSEAIRPLTLGIAMLRETEGISNWHIIMAGNVVLVVPILIVYVFCSRHIVKAFVYSGIK; encoded by the coding sequence ATGCGTCCTCTGCTTGCGGCGCTAAGCGTGCTGCTCAAGCTGGCGGTCCTGATCATGTTTGTGTTTCCGTTCCTGTGGATGATCTCGACCTCCCTGCAGACGTTCCGGGAGACGCTGGCTTTTCCGCCGACCTGGATTCCGGCCGTGCCGCAGTGGCGTAATTTCGCCGAGGCGATGAACGCCGGCCCGTTCCTGATGTACTTCCGCAATTCGGCCGTCATTACGTTATCGATCATCGTGCTGCAGTTCGCCGTATTGATTCCGGCGGCGTACGCCTTCGCCAAATACCGTTTTGCCGGCAAAAACCTCCTGTTCGGCCTGGTGCTGCTGGCGTTCATGATCCCGGGCCAGATCACGTTTATTCCGGTGTACCTGATGATGGCCGATTTCGGGCTGATCCATACGCTGTGGCCGCAGATCATTCCGTTTATGTCCAACGCGTTTGGGATCTTCCTGCTGCGCCAGTATTTCATGCAGATCCCGGAGGAGATCATCGAGGCGGCTAGACTGGATAATGCCGGGGAACTGAAGCTGATCCGGAAGATCATGATCCCGCTGGCGGGGCCGGCGCTGGCGACGATCGCGCTGTTCAGCTTCGTCAGCCATTGGAACGAATATTTCTGGCCGCTCGTCATGACGAATTCCGAGGCGATCCGGCCGCTGACGCTCGGCATCGCCATGCTGCGGGAGACGGAAGGAATCAGCAACTGGCATATCATCATGGCCGGCAACGTCGTGCTGGTCGTGCCGATCCTGATCGTGTACGTGTTTTGTTCGCGCCATATCGTCAAAGCGTTTGTCTACTCAGGGATTAAGTGA